A window of the Loxodonta africana isolate mLoxAfr1 chromosome 3, mLoxAfr1.hap2, whole genome shotgun sequence genome harbors these coding sequences:
- the LOC135230561 gene encoding protein S100-A7-like, with protein sequence MSSIAAEKVKICHTPSENLVLNLIKLFHQYTGYDKINRENLLKLLRENFPNFLKDCERRGKNYLCNVFDEKGKNKDKKIDFSEFPSVVGDIATDYHKQSHGAPPCSGGCQ encoded by the exons ATGAGCAGCATTGCAGCTGAGAAAGTGAAGATATGCCACACTCCATCTGAGAATTTGGTACTGAACTTGATCAAACTATTTCATCAATACACTGGGTATGATAAGATCAATAGGGAAAACTTGTTGAAGCTGCTGAGGGAGAACTTCCCCAACTTCCTCAAAGACTGT GAAAGAAGGGGCAAAAATTACTTATGCAATGTCTTTGATGAAAAAGGCAAGAATAAGGATAAGAAGATTGACTTTTCTGAGTTTCCGTCTGTAGTGGGAGACATAGCCACTGACTACCACAAACAGAGCCATGGTGCCCCGCCCTGTTCCGGGGGATGCCAGTGA